From a region of the Dictyostelium discoideum AX4 chromosome 2 chromosome, whole genome shotgun sequence genome:
- a CDS encoding hypothetical protein (Similar to Homo sapiens (Human). PTD013), which translates to MSEEKDMEVEALSAIYMDHFNSIDSDHVQITLLPNPGGDEPNFVAIILDIIFSVDYPNSIPKIDLIPHLGLEKEDILELQGKVIQEAENNIGMSMIFILCGLIKEWVDENNIDPDLEESEQSSSSEAEDDERPFEGTPVTEEAFLAWRKKFIEETKPFKKEKQLNKLTGRQLFEQDTSLNASDSRLMEEGEEASNITVASIKPKLEEVAAQVDWSLFADEEIKDVDYEEEE; encoded by the exons ATGAGTGAAGAAAAAGATATGGAAGTTGAGGCTTTATCAGCCATTTATATGGATCATTTCAATA GTATAGATTCAGATCATGTACAAATTACATTACTACCAAATCCAGGTGGTGATGAACCAAATTTTG TTGCAATTATTTTagatattatattttcaGTTGATTATCCAAATTCAATACCAAAGATTGATTTAATACCTCATTTAGGATTAGAGAAAGAGGATATTTTAGAATTACAAGGTAAAGTTATACAAGAAGCAGAGAATAATATTGGTATGTCAATGATATTTATATTGTGtggtttaattaaagaatggGTTGATGAGAATAATATTGATCCAGATTTAGAAGAGAGTGAACAATCATCCTCCTCAGAGgctgaagatgatgaaagaCCATTCGAAGGTACACCAGTCACAGAAGAGGCATTTTTAGCATGGAGAAAGAAATTTATAGAGGAAACtaaaccatttaaaaaagagaaacaattaaataaattaacagGTAGACAATTATTCGAACAAGATACATCATTGAATGCTTCAGATTCAAGATTAATGGAGGAAGGTGAAGAAGCTTCAAATATCACTGTAGCTtcaattaaaccaaaattaGAAGAAGTTGCTGCTCAAGTTGATTGGTCATTATTTGCtgatgaagaaattaaagatgttgattatgaagaagaagaataa
- the ap3b-2 gene encoding beta adaptin — MDTVLNNINQSRYFNDSTANTKIEEIKKHLDSPSDADKLESMKKLIAMLSKGRDVSEAFPQVVKNVIVKNLEIKKLVYMYLVHYAESQNDSALLSINTIQKSLNDQSQVIRASALRVMSSIRVIDIIEVIILAIEKSVKDTSPFVRKAAAFAIAKVHKLDCDKQEPLIDLLEILLNDTSTMVLGAAIVAFNELCPQRFDLLHQHYRKICQLLADFDEWSQVIVLDILTKYARSQFRCPDSTMNDKNIKQFKKKSKSFYSDEEDQEDDEPENSLYKKKPLERDMFDSSEEIDMDHRLLLKSTLPLLQSRNNAVVMAVSSLYFYCAPSIEAQKVGKSLVRILRSGPEVQYITLTNISTMVTLRPSMFEPHLSEFFIHSSDPEYSIKLKLEILTRLATPENIGKILKEFKEYVKNEDKKFVAATIQAIGSCASTVPDVTESCIYGLMSLLSNQSTVVVAESVIVLKRLLQLNATNEKLEKLEKEKEKEKDVKENQSTISKHSSSNNSIKYDNIILHLSKLLDTLQVPSARASIVWVIGEYCYRVPLVAPDVFRKLVKSFSDEHESVKLETLNLGSKLYVQFTDNNSTTTTDNSIPNEFKNERTKEKITLMFQYVLNLAKFDQNYDIRDNSRMLKHFYFNTENTQSINSNIKQIVINQKPIPTETSISEDRQRFTLGSLSHIVNHTALGYTALPDFPDVAPDPSVREPIQRWIPNQQSQQQQHQQQQLNNIFVDTPFYSDEEEEDEEEYDEEEEEEEYEEQNEYEDFFGEEKKNKKKNRKQQNYDEDEYNQDIDDGEYDGEGEVQAEDEDDFDELFGITNDDNNQTANGIGGGGSGEEEMDKFDFENYINSTTKSVKKILLKPTISGGLSIDYCFIRIRDNEEFSCQPRYNIIQLNIKNQSDETFTDISIINKNLIDGADISEFDPIESIEPNQAIQKQIYVLFNSTSQSCKFEISFNKGNFPVTLTPIIGELLIPIVPIYESISQWKDEFEEVGEFKQVDDQFEFGDQCLDKLNNNNNNNNNNNNESGDENIGLMPILPIVLEGINLIPIASNKLKSKIQFASKTLLKDENIYVQIQLLKQQPPTVNCIIRSNDQVVSALLLKKLKDVLQK, encoded by the exons atggatacagttttaaataatattaatcaaaGTAGATATTTCAATGATTCAACAGCAAATACTAAAATTGAAGAAATCAAGAAGCATTTAGATAGTCCATCTGATGCTGATAAACTTGAAAGTATGAAAAAGTTAATCGCT atgtTATCAAAAGGTAGAGATGTTTCAGAAGCATTTCCTCAAGTTGTAAAGAATGTAATTGTAAAGAATTTAGAGATTAAGAAATTAGTATACATGTATTTAGTTCATTATGCAGAGAGTCAAAATGATAGTGCATTATTGTCAATTAATACCATTCAAAAGTCATTAAATGATCAAAGTCAAGTGATTAGAGCATCAGCATTGAGAGTTATGTCATCAATTCGTGTTATTGATATCATTGAAGTGATTATATTGGCAATTGAGAAATCTGTTAAGGATACATCACCATTTGTTAGAAAGGCCGCTGCTTTTGCAATTGCAAAAGTACATAAATTGGATTGTGATAAACAAGAGCCATTAATCGACCTATTGGAAATACTCTTAAATGATACAAGTACAATGGTATTAGGTGCTGCTATCGTCGCTTTCAATGAACTTTGTCCACAACGTTTTGATCTCCTTCATCAACATTATAGAAAAATTTGTCAATTATTAGCTGATTTCGATGAATGGTCACAAGTAATCGTACTTGATATTCTTACAAAATATGCAAGATCACAATTTAGATGTCCTGATTCAACAAtg aatgataaaaatattaaacaatttaaaaagaaatcaaaatcattttattcagatgaagaagatcaagaagatgatgaaccagaaaatagtttatataaaaagaaaccaTTAGAAAGAGATATGTTTGATTCAAGTGAAGAGATTGATATGGATcatagattattattaaaatcaacattaccattattacagAGTAGAAATAATGCAGTAGTGATGGCAGTAAGTTCATTGTATTTCTATTGTGCACCATCGATTGAAGCACAAAAAGTTGGTAAATCATTAGTTCGTATTTTACGTAGTGGACCAGAAGTACAATACATTACATTGACCAACATTTCCACTATGGTAACATTGAGACCATCAATGTTTGAACCTCATTTATCAGAGtttttcattcattcatcTGATCCAGAGTATAGCATCAAATTGAAATTAGAGATATTGACTCGTTTAGCAACACCTGAAAATATTGGTAAAATCTTGAAAGAGTTCAAAGAGTATGTAAAGAATGAAGATAAGAAATTCGTTGCAGCCACAATTCAAGCGATTGGCTCCTGCGCCTCTACAGTACCAGATGTAACCGAATCATGTATCTATGGTTTAATGTCCCTCCTATCCAATCAATCAACTGTTGTAGTTGCAGAGAgtgtaattgttttaaaaagattattacaattgaatgcaacaaatgaaaaacttgagaaattagaaaaagaaaaagaaaaagaaaaagatgtcaaagaaaatcaatcaaCCATTTCAAAAcattcatcatcaaataattcaattaaatatgataatataattttacatTTATCAAAACTATTAGATACACTTCAAGTACCAAGTGCACGTGCATCAATCGTTTGGGTAATTGGTGAATATTGCTATCGTGTACCATTGGTTGCACCAGATGTATTTAGAAAATTAGTTAAATCATTCTCTGATGAACATGAATCTGTTAAATTGGAAACCTTAAATTTAGGTTCAAAATTATATGTTCAATTcactgataataatagtactaCCACTACTGATAATAGTATaccaaatgaatttaaaaatgaaagaacTAAAGAAAAGATCACCTTAATGTTTCaatatgttttaaatttagcaAAATTCGATCAAAACTATGATATTAGAGATAATAGTAGAATGTTAAAACATTTCTATTTCAATACTGAGAATACTCAATCCATCAATAGTAATATCAAACAAATCGTTATCAATCAAAAACCAATTCCAACTGAAACTTCAATAAGTGAAGATAGACAACGTTTTACACTTGGTTCATTATCACATATCGTTAATCATACTGCTTTAGGTTACACCGCATTACCTGATTTCCCTGATGTTGCCCCTGATCCATCAGTTAGAGAACCAATTCAACGTTGGATTCCAaatcaacaatcacaacaacaacaacaccaacaacaacaattaaataatattttcgtTGATACTCCATTTTATTCTgatgaggaagaagaagatgaggAGGAGTATGATGAGgaggaagaggaagaagaataTGAAGAACAAAATGAATATGAAGATTTCTTTGgtgaagaaaagaaaaataaaaagaaaaatagaaaacaacaaaactatgatgaagatgaataTAATCAAgatattgatgatggtgaataTGATGGTGAAGGTGAAGTTCAAGCAgaggatgaagatgatttCGATGAATTATTTGGTATAACTAATGACGATAACAATCAAACCGCTAAtggtattggtggtggtggtagtggtgagGAAGAAAtggataaatttgattttgaaaattatataaactcCACTACCAAATCtgtaaagaaaatattattaaaaccaaCAATTAGTGGTGGATTAAGTATTGATTATTGTTTCATTAGAATCAGAGATAATGAAGAATTTTCATGTCAACCACGTTATAATatcattcaattaaatataaagaatCAATCTGATGAAACTTTCACCGATATCTCtatcattaataaaaatttaatcgATGGTGCTGATATTAGTGAATTTGATCCAATCGAATCAATTGAACCAAATCAAGcaattcaaaaacaaatttatgttttatttaattcaacttCTCAATCttgtaaatttgaaattag cTTTAATAAAGGTAATTTCCCAGTAACTTTAACACCAATTAttggtgaattattaataccaATTGTACCAATTTATGAATCAATTAGTCAATGGAAAgatgaatttgaagaagTTGGTGAATTTAAACAAGTTGATGatcaatttgaatttggtgatCAATGCttagataaattaaataataataataataataataataataataataatgaaagtgGTGATGAAAATATTGGTTTAATGCCAATTTTACCAATAGTTTTAGAaggtattaatttaattccaATAGCCtcgaataaattaaaatcaaagatTCAATTTGCAAgtaaaactttattaaaagatgaaaaCATTTatgttcaaattcaattattaaaacaacaaccaccaactgttaattgtattattagaAGCAATGATCAAGTTGTATCTGCTCTATtacttaaaaaattaaaagatgtcttacaaaaataa
- the surf1-2 gene encoding surf1 family protein — MNKNKKGFKLFFIFPVIAFGLGTWQVYRYDWKKRLIQRAKDRMEEDPIELSNSFIKNFKGSSFGDLNKYEFRRVYLNGKVIDNQYVLLGPRSIDGTLGYYVISPLQLSDGTRILLNRGWSASTPKSNYKIPYAIEELKLIHQKEKEQGQQQGNQESILYRYFNILGVISKTKERGSAFTPTNQPEKGQWYSLDVDAMADQLNTEPLMINTMDETEINSKPSSLPNPQFKRFDNDVESSFHNKHMSYIGTWYTLSASLFFIYFRYMRKLPK, encoded by the coding sequence atgaataaaaataaaaaaggatttaaacttttttttatatttccaGTTATTGCATTTGGATTAGGTACTTGGCAAGTTTATAGATATGATTGGAAGAAAAGATTAATTCAGAGAGCAAAAGATAGAATGGAGGAAGATCCAATcgaattatcaaattcattcataaagaattttaaaggtagtagttttggtgatttaaataaatatgaattTAGAAGAGTATATTTAAATGGAAAAGTAATTGATAACCAATACGTCTTACTTGGACCAAGATCCATTGATGGTACATTGGGCTACTACGTCATCTCACCATTACAATTATCAGATGGCACTAGAATTCTCTTAAATAGGGGTTGGAGTGCTTCAACcccaaaatcaaattataaaattccCTATGcaattgaagaattaaaattaattcatcaaaaagaaaaagaacaagGACAACAACAAGGAAATCaagaatcaattttatatagatattttaatattttaggTGTAATTAGTAAAACTAAAGAAAGAGGTAGTGCATTTACACCAACTAATCAACCTGAGAAAGGACAATGGTATAGTTTAGATGTTGATGCAATGGCTGATCAATTGAATACCGAACCTTTAATGATCAATACTATGGATGAAACTGAAATTAATTCCaaaccatcatcattaccaaatCCACAATTCAAAAGATTCGATAACGATGTTGAAAGTAGTTTCCATAATAAACATATGTCTTATATTGGAACTTGGTATACTTTATCAgcttcattattttttatttattttagatatatgagaaaattaccaaaataa
- a CDS encoding hypothetical protein (Similar to Dictyostelium discoideum (Slime mold). MkpA protein), which yields MWNHNLCHAINLDRQFDHINNNNNNNNNNNNNNNNNNNNNNNNNNNNNNNKNNNNNSYDYSFSVHSSQQYSRHYPNSCNNEQTKPKDYYDHASRSQHDYHANGSNNGNNNNNNNNNNNNNNNNNNNSNNNNNNNNNNNNNNCDSNYNSNNNNSNNISIANIKYQQDQHYQHSDTYTSHQYNSFNDNNNNNNNNNNNNNNNNNINNDNDNNGYNQYDESEEDEEEQDDYDEFDIQDSASSYNDNCGVLNSNTYIYDYQSPQQPLYSNEYQNNNHQPQQTDSYNYNNTNNDNNSYNINNNNNNNSYNNNNNYNNSNNNNNIGNIDSNTNNNNYNYNYSNNGDVYNGYNNNNNNNNNNNNNNNNNNNNNNNNNNNNNNNNNNNMNNMNNMNNNIITSNREQFYSNNNHNNINQYQYQSQQQQTQQQQQQTQQQQQQTQQQQQTQQQQTQQQQQYLTQYYQQELYSQSYKCRPYYQNSFVISKC from the exons ATGTGGA ATCATAATTTGTGTCATGCCATTAATTTGGACAGACAATTTGatcatattaataataataataataataataataataataataataataataataataataataataataataataataataataataataataataataataaaaataataataataattcttatGACTACAGTTTTTCAGTGCACAGCAGTCAACAATACTCACGCCATTATCCAAATTCTTGCAACAATGAACAAACAAAACCTAAAGATTACTATGATCATGCCTCTCGTTCACAACACGATTACCATGCtaatggtagtaataatggtaataataataataataataataataataataataataataataataataataataatagtaataataacaataataataataataataataataataataattgtgatAGCAACTATaacagcaataataataatagtaataatattagtattgCTAATATTAAATACCAACAAGACCAACACTACCAACATAGTGATACTTATACCTCTCATCAATACaattcatttaatgataacaacaacaacaacaacaacaacaacaacaacaacaacaacaacaacaacatcaacaacgaCAACGACAACAATGGTTATAACCAATATGATGAATCTGAAGAAGATGAGGAGGAACAAGATGATTATGATGAGTTTGATATCCAAGATAGTGCAAGTAGTTATAATGACAATTGCGgagttttaaattcaaacaCCTACATTTATGATTATCAATCGCCACAACAACCTCTTTATTCAAATgaatatcaaaataataatcatcagCCCCAACAAACAGAtagttataattataataatactaataacgataataatagttataatattaataataataataataataatagttataataataacaataattataataatagtaataacaataataatattggtaatattgatagtaatactaataataataattataattataactatagtaataatggtgatgttTATAatggttataataataataataataataataataataataataataataataataataataataataataataataataataataataataataataataataataataataatatgaataatatgaataatatgaataataatattattactagtaATCGTGAACAATTTTATAGTAACAACAATCATAACAATATcaatcaatatcaatatcaatcacaacaacaacaaacccaacaacaacaacaacaaacccaacaacaacaacaacaaacccaacaacaacaacaaacccaacaacaacaaacccaacaacaacaacaatatcttactcaatattatcaacaaGAATTATATTCACAATCCTACAAGTGCAGACCATACTATCAAAACTCATTTGTTATTTCAAAATGTTAG
- a CDS encoding CDK family protein kinase: MEDYIILSKCGQGTYGSVFKGIHKITHSLVALKRVTDIAQEDGEPVEVKYLNQLKNLSNIVNLRDHFYIDKNSVLVLIMEFIEGDLWKIMSNPQCTLSLGQIKNFTKQLLEGVKQCHVNGIMHRDIKPANLLITTNGVLKLTDFGLSTSYSKRSEKFLSSNVVSLYYRPPELLLGSCIYGPEIDMWSVGCILMEMINNSYLFAGADETAQLDLIFKLFGCPTEKSWPGVSSLPGYNDLFNKQQQQQQNENNYSKQHNNNNNNNNNNNNNNNNNNNNNNNNNNNNNNKYNNISTSCLQSPSSSPPIGGYASSLSSDFNSNEYNGYNQTFSNEDCLAISQKKLIDKFPHLVLLPSVLDLASKMLTLDPKKRINSLEALEHPWFKSSNDMDQIVPFSKDFTDLANRYIASTRQLQQQQHHHQQQQQQQQQQQQQQQPHQQQLIQRQHQEQQQQQLIQRQQEQSKQQLIQHHQQSVNQQQLAQQQQLAQHQQYNSQQHQQHHQQQHQQHQQHQQQQQQQQQQQQQQQQQQQQQQQQQQQQQQQYHQHQQQYHQYQQQYHQPSQQQQQQQQQQQQQQQQQQQQQQQQQQQQQQQQQQQQQQQQQQHQYQPPQQYNHQPPQHQHQHQHQHQHQHQHQHQPQPQHQHQPQPQPQPTPTPTPTSTPTTTTIPPTITTTIQPTISKSNG; the protein is encoded by the exons ATGGAggattatattatattaagtAAATGTGGGCAGGGTACATATGGCAGTGTTTTTAAAGGAATACATAAGATTACTCATTCGTTAGTTGCTTTAAAAAGGGTAACGGATATTGCTCAAGAAGATGGC gaACCAGTAGAGGTTAAATatctaaatcaattaaaaaatctatcAAATATAGTTAATTTAAGAGATCACTTTTATATAGATAAAAATAGTGTTTTAGTTTTGATTATGGAATTTATAGAGGGTGACCTTTGGAAGATTATGTCAAACCCTCAATGCACTTTATCACTTGgtcaaattaaaaactttacaAAACAATTATTGGAAGGTGTAAAACAATGCCATGTTAATGGTATAATGCATAGAGATATCAAAC cTGCAAATTTATTGATAACCACAAAtggtgttttaaaattaacagATTTTGGATTATCAACATCATATTCAAAAAGAAGtgaaaaatttttatcaagTAATGTTGTTTCATTATATTATAGACCACCAGAATTATTATTGGGGTCATGTATATATGGTCCAGAGATTGATATGTGGTCAGTTGGTTGTATATTAATGGAGATGATCAATAATTCTTATTTGTTTGCAGGTGCTGATGAAACTGCTCaattagatttaatttttaagttATTTGGTTGTCCAACTGAAAAATCTTGGCCTGGTGTCTCATCATTACCAGGTTATAacgatttatttaataaacaacaacaacaacaacaaaatgaaaataattatagcAAACAacataataacaataacaataataataataataataataataataataataataataataataataataataataataataataataataataataaatataataatatatcaacTTCATGTTTACAATCACCATCTTCTTCACCACCAATTGGTGGCTAtgcttcatcattatcatcagatTTTAATAGTAATGAATATAATGGTTATAATCAAACCTTTTCAAATGAAGATTGCTTGGCAATctctcaaaaaaaattaatagataaATTTCCACATCTTGTTTTATTGCCAAGCGTTTTGGATTTGGCATCCAAAATGTTGACATTAGATCCAAAGAAGAGAATAAATAGTTTAGAAGCACTCGAGCACCCTTGGTTTAAATCATCTAATGATATGGATCAAATAGTACCTTTCTCAAAAGATTTTACCGATTTAGCAAATCGTTATATTGCTAGTACTcgacaattacaacaacaacaacaccatcatcaacaacaacaacaacaacaacaacaacaacaacaacaacaacaacctcatcaacaacaattaattcaaagaCAACACCAagaacaacagcaacaacaattaattcaaagaCAACAAGAGCAATCAAAgcaacaattaattcaacaccatcaacaatcggttaaccaacaacaattggctcaacaacaacaattggcacaacatcaacaatataactcacaacaacaccaacaacaccaccaacaacaacaccaacaacaccaacaacaccaacaacaacaacaacaacaacaacaacaacaacaacaacaacaacaacaacaacaacaacaacaacaacaacaacaacaacaacaacaacaatatcatcaacatcagcaacaatatcatcaatatcaacaacaataccatcaaccatcacaacaacaacaacaacaacaacaacaacaacaacaacaacaacaacaacaacaacaacaacaacaacaacaacaacaacaacaacaacaacaacaacaacaacaacaacaacaacaacaacaacaacaccaatacCAACCCCCACAACAATACAACCATCAACCCccacaacaccaacaccaacaccaacaccaacaccaacaccaacaccaacaccaacaccaaccacaaccacaacaccaacaccaaccacaaccacaaccacaaccaacaccaacaccaacaccaacatcaacaccaacaacaacaacaataccaccaaccatcacaacaacaatacaaCCAACcatatcaaaatcaaatggaTAA
- the icmA-2 gene encoding prenylcysteine methyltransferase gives MDQSEIVKLNKIKAKSAWLKKGAARSSAISCGLGIGIGFGIALFIFSQTLRGFGIYLAGLCTFHMWEYIWVTMYHPDKLSSKSFLLNHSPQFNMALLISFIEFWIEWYFFPSLKTFSLWWVGAICMVFGQIVRSVAMDTAGSNFTHLVQEEKRDDHVLVTNGIYQYMRHPSYFGWFVWSVSTQVILMNPISIIGFGWASWSFFSQRIENEEDYLIQFFGKSYKDYKKSVWSGIPGIH, from the exons atggatcaaagtgaaattgtaaaattaaataaaataaaagcaAAGAGTGCATGGTTAAAAAAAGGTGCAGCAAGAAGTAGTGCAATTTCATGTGGTCTTGGTATAGGTATTGGTTTTGGTATTGCTTTATTCATTTTCTCACAAACTTTAAGAGGTTTTGGTATTTATTTAGCAGGTTTATGTACTTTCCATATGTGGGAATATATTTGGGTTACAATGTATCATCCTGATAAATTATCAAGTAAAT catttttattaaatcatagTCCACAGTTTAATATGGCATTATTAATTAGTTTTATTGAGTTTTGGATTGAATGGTATTTCTTCCCATCATTGAAAACATTCTCATTATGGTGGGTAGGTGCCATTTGTATGGTATTCGGTCAAATTGTTAGATCGGTTGCAATGGATACAGCAGGTTCAAATTTCACTCATTTGGTTCAAGAAGAAAAGAGAGATGATCATGTTTTAGTTACAAATGGTATCTATCAATATATGAGACATCCATCTTATTTTGGTTGGTTTGTTTGGTCAGTATCAACTCAAGTCATCCTTATGAATCCAATTAGTATTATTGGCTTTGGTTGGGCTTCTTGGAGTTTCTTTTCTCaaagaattgaaaatgaagaagattatttaattcaattttttggaaaatcttataaagattataaaaaatcagTTTGGTCTGGTATTCCAGGTATTCATTGA
- the maoB-2 gene encoding amine oxidase (Similar to flavin-containing), with product MEMEILYNYDTIIIGGGLSGLNTAYDLKKSNFKILVLEARNRFGGRTDSVKVGDGWVDAGGQWLGTNNPNLKQLCKELKLETYKQFYQGKTVFDIYDDGLIKSFDESSPNFDLCEIGLGNINPIIRAIKEVMKNIDFSKCSKESPIMLSLEKLTVSEWLRVCGYGESVKFFNWFCKMSVASSSDDISILFLLKYVNSINGFESLFISDDDCTESDRIIGGSSMVSERIVSYLKDDCKLNCEVTLIDQISHKNSRLIKITTSNNENYYCRNVVSTIPPMLLKNVIFKPDLPIEKQRLKNEMEMGNTIKVIVIYDSVFWRDQGYNGKSQSFVGPIYQSFDNCTNDLSVKSIIGFINGKEEIKYWYSKSLEERRSAVLNQYSKYWGPKALNPIHYIERNWSLDKYSAGCFMGVCKSGDIISQCNNYYTQPHGNIHWAGTETSTQWYGHMEGAITSSKRVVNEILKNSLNSKSKL from the exons atggaaatggaaattttatataattatgaCACTATTATAATAGGAGGTGGTTTATCAGGTTTGAACACTGCTTACGATttgaaaaaaagtaattttaaaattttggttTTAGAAGCTAGAAAT agATTTGGTGGGAGAACAGATTCTGTTAAAGTTGGAGATGGATGGGTAGATGCTGGAGGTCAATGGTTAGGAActaataatccaaatttgAAACAACTttgtaaagaattaaaattggaaACTTATAAACAATTTTATCAAGGTAAAACAGTATTTGATATTTATGATGATggtttaataaaatcatttgatgaaTCATCGCCAAATTTTGATTTGTGTGAAATTGGATTAGGAAATATAAATCCAATTATTCGGGCAATTAAAGAagtaatgaaaaatattgatttttcaaaatgttCAAAAGAAAGTCCAATAATGTTATCATTGGAGAAATTAACAGTATCAGAATGGTTAAGAGTTTGTGGTTATGGTGAATctgttaaattttttaattggttttgtaAAATGTCAGTTGCATCAAGCTCAGATGATATTAGTATATTATTCTTATTAAAATAtgttaattcaattaatggttTTGAAAGTTTATTCATATCAGATGACGACTGTACAGAATCTGATAGAATCATTGGTGGAAGTTCAATGGTTTCAGAAAGAATTGTATCatatttaaaagatgattgtaaattaaattgtGAAGTAACTTTAATCGATCAAATTTCTCATAAAAATAGTAGactaattaaaattactacgtcaaataatgaaaattattattgtagaAATGTAGTATCAACGATACCACCAATGTTATTgaaaaatgtaatttttaaaccagatttaccaattgagaaacaaagattaaaaaatgaaatggaGATGGGGAATACTATAAAagtaattgtaatttatgATAGTGTATTTTGGAGAGATCAAGGATACAATGGTAAATCTCAGTCATTTGTTGGCCCAATCTAtcaatcatttgataattgtaCTAATGACTTATCGGTTAAATCAATCATTGGTTTCATTAATGGAAAGGAGGAAATAAAATATTGGTATTCAAAATCATTGGAGGAGAGAAGATCGGCTGTATTAAATCAATACTCAAAATATTGGGGCCCAAAAGCATTAAATCCAATACATTACATTGAAAGAAATTGGAGTCTAGATAAATATAGTGCTGGTTGCTTCATGGGTGTTTGCAAATCTGGTGACATCATCTCGCAatgtaataattattatacaCAACCACATGGTAACATTCATTGGGCTGGTACTGAAACATCAACCCAATGGTATGGTCATATGGAAGGTGCCATTACCTCATCAAAAAGAGTagttaatgaaattttaaaaaattctttaaactcaaaatcaaaattgtaa